The Anabas testudineus chromosome 15, fAnaTes1.2, whole genome shotgun sequence DNA segment CAGGGGACacgggaagaggaggaagacagcaTAGATGACTTCTCTGACCTGAAAATCAACATCAAAATAATAAGGGAGGAGGTAGATAAGGGGAAGGGACCAGACCACGACACAGACCATTAAAGAGTTCCTGATTGTTCGTCTGAAGCGGTACCACACTGGCCAGGCAATGACAAAATACCTGTAACACAGTTTTTTGGGCAACACTGGAATCATATAGTCATTAAATGGGAAGATGTACAAGTACAGGAGCTACACAGATACTGGATCAACAGTTACCTTTCCATAGCAATGCACACCATGAAGCCGACATTGGCCAACAGACCCAAGTAGTAAATATAAAAGAGGATTTCATTAGTCTTTTTAGATGGCTCTGTCAAATCAACAATCATGCAGCAGAGCTGAATGAGGTGAGAAATGAGAAGGCTGATGACGTAGATTGGAGCAACATGACTCGCTTGcacctgcagaaaaacattgATAAAAGTAAACGAAACATGTTGTAAACCGTTCTCATCCcacattaataataacaagaagtgacaaaactaaaaaactgaTGTATTAAAGTGTGAGCACCTGTTTTCATATGTGACACATTAtgactaaaacacatttaacagacATCACAGAGTGGCAGTTTGCATGTCATTTCTTTATAATAAAGGTTCACCTCATATCCCACTATATGTGCATTCAAAGCAGGACTATGCAAATGGGTAATGCTATTTCTCAGGCTCAAAAGATAAATGTTCTGTCTGTAAAGATGGAGCAAATATACAGAACAGCCTTCTATGTGGTTTGTAGATTCACAGACATGTAGTGGACCCACTGtaacagtgtctgtgtttcagtgggtttcacatatttttttaaacatctacACGTCAAACATTAAATTGTCCAAAGACTACGTCTGTGTCTCCTTGTGGGTTGaaattgaattaatatttttacttcTCATCCTGTCCTGTGCAACTAAACATTACTCCATGGTCGTTCACCATTGCGTCCTATCCCTCTGTTCTTCTGCAGCTAAAGAAAAGATCGTCAGCGCCCAATTGGAGCAGCCACGCTTCATCTGTCCGGGCTGGTTAAACTGTGTCTTGTTCACAAGCACAGCATCATCCCAGAAGTAAACTTTTATTTCCTTCATCTACTTTTGGGGCCTGAAGAGTGTCAACACAATAATagtaaaagcacaaataaataaaatttcaaaaatACAAGTAACAAGCTGGTTGTAGAAAATCCAACTGTTCCACCAGTTCACTGTTTATAATCAAACATCACCAAAATGTACGACTGCAGTTACAGAGAACTATGAATCTGTGTCATAATGTACTCACCAGAGAATAAACAGCATAGATGAACATTAGGGTCAATGGAAGGCCAATAGAAATGATTACACACTGCAACACATAAAGGACCCGTACTGACTGATCTACATCTTCACTGGTGGTGTTGTTGTCCTGTTCAGTGGTATTAAAGAAATCTTCCATTCCTCAGAGTAAAACCTGAAAAGAGACAAGCTTCTGAACATCTGTATGACTTTGTGAGTGATatcagtaaaacacaaatacaaacagtatAAATCTTAGAGAAAATCTATGTTTTTACATCCAGTGTTAGAGAAAGTTAGAAATCAGTGTGTGGGCGTGATTCCAAACAGACGTGTGTTAAATTGACAGCATGTCTccaaaatatgaataaaacacaacattgacGCCTCATGAATGGaagattaacatttaaaaaacattcaggTGGAACTCCTGATTGTTCTCTGCACATTTCCTCAACCTGTTAGTCATATTTTGGATTAGAGACCATTATTAAACATGGACTGAGGAGAAAACAATCTGATTCTAAAATAAGAgacttttacattaaaagtcaTTCATTCACTGAATAATCTGTCAGAATTAATTTTCATTCAAGTAAAATTGATGTATAAGATTTATTTAGCTTAATAAATCAGAGCATGCACTTGAATAGATGAATCATTTAAATTGCTAAACTGCCCTGactgaaaatagttttaatttgttGGACTGTACTGTAGTAATTCACCCACAGTCTGAAGCTTATTTCTGTTTGACTCAttgtatgtataaatataatcaCCATGTTTTATGGATTACTATCAGATTATCCattaaatgaaatcattaaTGTAACACCTTACCTTTGCTGAACGGAGGTTCACAATTTGAATGTTCCTCCTGTAACACaacctcttttgtctctgtaaAGACGCAGCCTTCAATAATGTGTCAAgtagacaggaagaggaaagggaagACTTCAGTTCTTTGATTGATATTGATGCAGTTATGGGGATTgggtcatttttatttttgattattgcataaaaatataatagAATTGTAGTCATTGGAAATTCACAAAGGATAACAGGATAAGTAAAGGAAGATAACTACGCCAGCAGACTGTGCAAAGGTGCAACTAAGACGTCCCCTGTATGTGCTGTGCAGGTGGAAATATAGGAAATGCCATTGTGCCTATGGAGAAAGCAGCTCTTAGTCAATAAGTTGAAAGGAATATATGGGTGACCAATCCCACAAAAAGGTTATAGAGGACTGTGGGTAAGAAGGGGCATGAGTAAGGAGAGTTTTAGACAGGTGGGAGATGAAACAACAAGAGACATGAACGTCTTGAAGAGGGTTTTTGTCTGAGAGAGGTTGAAGAGTCGAGTTGTAGGTTTGGGAGTACAGAGGAGtaagaatgaaaaggaaattagGGATTTAAAGAGTTGGTTTAATGAGGAGATACCCTGAATTTACTCATGTCTGTACAGGAGGATCTAGGATCCAAGATCAGACAGAACTTGTGCTGCAGTTACAGTGTCGAGTCATAAAACGGACATATTCAAAAGAACATCAGATGATTTGAGTATATTCAGTGGAAATGCACTCAAATCAACTTTCCcacttctgtgtctgtggggTGAATCTGGCCTGATCCTCCCTCCTGGTGTCCTCTCTCCTGTCCCTCCTTTCTGCACTGCATATCTCTCGGGGGGTTCCACCGTCCATCATCGTCTCCTCCACCGATTCGCTCCTCGTCGGAGAACACGAAACTCCAAACGCGTCCTTCAGCTTCCTCTACCGTCGCTTCCTGGTCCAAGGTCGACTCATCGGGTCCAGTATGGTCAGttagagagatacagagagaacCAGAGCTCACTCTGCTCCGGTCCTTAAATCTCCAAATACCTGTTCACTCTTCACACTATTGGTCGTTAATTATCCTCAGGTGTGTTCACTTTactgaaggaaggaaggaaggaaggaaggaaggaaggagggttAATGCAGGTGAACAGGTCAAATCAATAAAACCACATgcacaacagaaataaacacaataagagataagacatgaaaacagctgattcacTGCAGGATTCTGTCCACACAGgttgttcattcatttctgtAACTGTGTGCAGGTGATTTATACTTTAGAACAATTACCATGAATGAAACATGCAACAGGTTCCTGATTCTTCTGAGGAAGAGAGACAACATTTAATCAGGGAGAGTCTCAGTCAGAAGGAACGACAGCTGACCTGAAGTTTCATTTATTTGGAGttggtctgtgttttttattctctaaatcttgtttttaatctgaGTGAAGTCTTCGACTGAGCTTCATCTCAGCCACATGTGAAAATATATGTTTGTAATCAGGCTGCACATTTGTTCTATAAGGGTGTTTTACAttgtacagaaaacatttactgaacAGACCTCTGTTTAAGGATCCACTCTCCTGATGACCTCTGCACAAGGTCACATAGATTCTGCATCATTCAGTTGTTACTTGATGATTTTCTTGATGATTTTCTTGATGATTGTTTCACTGACGATCTTATGTTGGTTGTATGTTCATATCATTCTGAGATACTTCATCAATACTTCTGTTACCACAGTACATGAAACTCATTTTATTGTTTCCACTGACATCATTCTGAGAAAATTTGATGAACAAATCAACGATGATTCagtttttctgttcatttctgtctttttacatgtttttatataaattagtCAGATACTTTATTTGTTTGAGTACTACTTGTATTTAAGGGAaaagatagaaaacagaaaccCAAGTTAAACTGGTtgaactgtattaaaatgttacagatgATCACAGTTTGCATATTATTTACGTTCTTTCCCCGTgggtatttacagtattaatattctacatttacattttgatgtaTTAAACAAACCTTATATTTAAAAGCTGGAGGAACCAGTGAATGATTTGACATTTGCTCATTTTCTGTGACACTGAATCAGGAACTTTTAAGGGTGTCACATGTGTTATTGCTTTTATTACTGGTGCATCATCGCACAGGATTACATCAATTTTTagtatttcagattttttggTGACAACACAAATTCTTCAGGGACTTTTATCACACATGATAATGAATCAAAGTCAGTGTCAGTAAAGTTCAGTCTTTTTAAGCTGCTTTAACTTTTATGAACCACAAGATGTCGCTGTATCTGCTTTGTTTGAAACCTCAAAGTTTCAatgatgaacgaggaaaatgacagggaaagaagggaggaagatgtggatgttatggagcaggaaatagcagagattggaaaggatgaggtgaggaaggctctgaaaaggatgaagagtggaaaggctgttggtcggtgtttgcggatgacattgtgatttgcagtgagagtagagagcaggtggaggaacagctggagaggtggaggtttgtcctggaaagaagaggcatgaaggtcagtcgtagtaagacagaatacatgtgtctaaacgagagggatcaaggtagaagcgttaggttacagggggctgaggtgaagaaggtgcaggagtttaagtacttggggtcaacagttcagtgtgatggagagtgtggaaaataggtgaagaggcgagtgcaggcaggttggagcgggtggaggaaagtgtcaggagtgtagtgtcagcaagactcaaaggaaaggtgtacaagacagtggtgagaccagctctgctctatgggttggagacggtagcagtgagacagagacaagaggctgagatggaggtagcagagatgaagatgttgaggttctccttaggagtgaccaggttagacagaataaggaacgagtacatcagagggacggctcacgttgcctgtgttagcgacaaagtcagagaggccagactgagatggttcggacatgttcagaggagggatagtgaatatattggtagaaggatgttggagatggagctgccaggcaggagggcaagaggacgaccaaagaggagatatatggatgtcttaacagaggacatgaggttggctagtgttagggtagaagatgttcatgatagagtgaggtggaaaaggatgaaccgctgtggcgacccctgatgggaaaagctgaaagagaatTAGTAGACTTAAGTAGTAGACTTACTATTCCATCACATATCCATGTTAATGTATACTATTTACCACTGACCGAAAGAGTGGAGCtgatatatgta contains these protein-coding regions:
- the LOC113158426 gene encoding ovarian cancer G-protein coupled receptor 1-like, which encodes MEDFFNTTEQDNNTTSEDVDQSVRVLYVLQCVIISIGLPLTLMFIYAVYSLVQASHVAPIYVISLLISHLIQLCCMIVDLTEPSKKTNEILFYIYYLGLLANVGFMVCIAMERYFVIAWPVWYRFRRTIRNSLMVCVVVWSLPLIYLLPYYFDVDFQVREVIYAVFLLFPCPLLIFFLGGTLKALSKASSVPSDEKRRIVALLTLVLLTYILLFLPSAVWSLEEKARASITFSHLSYTVVLFSPLADSCLYVLLRKGFADRVLAFVCCRMESSTIYRSTELTGS